The Gammaproteobacteria bacterium genome includes the window TGTCCCGATGATTCTTGGCGACGACGGCAAACGGCTCTCCAAACGCCATGGGGCAGTCAGCGTATTGGCCTATCGAGACGCCGGCTATTTGCCGGAGGCTTTGCTCAATTATTTGGTGCGGTTAGGGTGGTCTCATGGTGATCAGGAAATTTTCTCACGCGAGGAAATGATTCAATTGTTCTCGCTTGAGGGGGTCAATCGCGCGCCAGCTGCGTTTAATACCGAAAAACTTAACTGGTTAAATCAGCATTACTTGAAAACGTTGCCGGTTGAGACGGTCGCTGAGCGGGCCCAAATGTTTTTTGATGAGAAGGGTGTTGCAATCACATTCGGGCCATCGCTTGAGTCAGTCGTGGCGCTCATACGCGAACGTGCCACCACTCTAGTCGATTTGGTCGAGCACAGCCGTTACTTTTATGAAGAATTTTCAGATTACGACGAAAAAGCGGCGAAAAAACACCTGCGTCCCGCCGCATTGCCAGCATTGATGGCGTTTTTTGAAAAAGCTCAACGTGCAGACGATTGGACAAAGGAAGTCTTGCATTCATTGCTTCAAACCACTGCAGAAGAATTGGGGGTTGGCATGGGCAAAGTCGGTATGCCCGTGCGAGTGGCGGTCACCGGTCAGGGCCAGTCACCTAGTATCGATGAAGTGATGGCGTTGATTGGACGTGAGCGATGTTTAGCTCGATTGCAGCGGGCCATCGATTACGTCAAAGCGCGCGCAGATGGCGCGTAGGCCAGACTTGAGCCCGGCATGGTTCGGCTGTCATATGTCCATCAAGAGTTGTGATAGGCGTCATGACAGTGCGCGTTCAGAAAGAGGTTGGTGACAAAAATTTATTGCGTAAATTGGTTGACAGAGCTGGGGCCCGTCCGTAAAATGCGCGTCGTTTTTAAGGGTTGGGGCTATAGCTCAGCTGGGAGAGCGCTACAATGGCATTGTAGAGGTCGGCGGTTCGATCCCGCCTAGCTCCACCAAAAACGTCCCGTTCGTCTAGAGGCCTAGGACACCGCCCTTTCACGGCGGTAACAGGGGTTCGACTCCCCTACGGGACGCCAAACAGCAATAGTAGAGGCTATCAGGTAATAGGTCTTCGTCCCGTTCGTCTAGAGGCCTAGGACACCGCCCTTTCACGGCGGTAACAGGGGTTCGACTCCCCTACGGGACGCCAAATTTCAATCCGTCAAAGACACCTATGTTGCCCATCGATTATCTCCTTCAAAGACGTTCATGCCCAAAATTGATAGCGCCGGGGCCAACGCAACAGCAGTTGGAATGGTTGCTGAAAGCTGCACAGCGGGCCGCAGATCATGGGCGTTTGCGTCCTTGGCGGTTTATTGTGATTGAAGGCGAGGGGCGCGCACGGTTAGCGCGTGTTTTTGCCGACATCGCTGGTCAAGGCCTTTCTGGTGAGGCGCGCGTTCAAGCGCAGGAAAAAGCCAAGTTGAAGGCGTATCGCGCGCCGACCATTATCACGGTCATTTGCTCACCAGTACCGCATCCCAAGATTCCGAAACATGAGCAGGAACATTCTGCTGCAGCTGCTTGCCAGAACATTGTCAATGCAGCGTTCATGCTTGGCCTTGGCGCAATCTGGCGAACTGGGCCTTTGGTGGAGCATGAGATCACAAGGCAGGCGCTTAAGTTGCGCGATGAAGAGTCTATCGTGGGATTTATCTATGTCGGCCAGCCACAAGAGATGCCGCCTGAGGCTTCGTTGATAGGCTGGGAAAAGAAGGTCGAATATATCAGGACGGCAGAATAAGACGGGATTATAATTCGATACAAAAAACAGGGGCTTAGCCCCTGTTTTTTTACTTAAAAGTCAGACCACAGTTTTTGATCGTTGCCTTTCGCGTTCGGATTGTCACGCAATTCAGCAATCCGCTGGTGTTTCCGGATTTCCTTTTCGACCGAATCAGTCCAATTTCGTTTGTCAGCATGCAGCTCTGCCAAGAAGGCGTCTGCTTCACTCACATAATCTTTGCGATGGTCACTCATTTGGTCGTCTCCGCATGAATTTTCGCCAATTGTACCATTTCCTGAACCATTTCTCGAATGGTCGCCAGTCGTTTTTCTGACTTGAGTCTCCCTTGTTCGTCAAATGCTTCGTGCGCCTTGGGTACGCAGAGCTGTCTTGGAAGAACAATGCAGCCTAAGCCCGATAACAAGGTCCTTAGCTGGGTCAGACCGCGAATGCCACCAAGGCTGCCCGGAGAAGCGGAAAACAGTAGGGTCCACTTATTGGCAAAACACTCAAGAACCCGTTCGCCTTCTGCCTGTCGGCTTGCCCAGTCTATCGCGTTTTTTAGAAGCGCTGAATAGGCGCCATTATATTCCGGAGAAGCAATCAGCAATCCATGGCTTTGTTTCATGAGTTCCTTGAGTTTCATGGCCGGTTCAACAATACCCTTTGCTTGCTCAAGATCCTCATCGAAAAACGGGAGATTAAGCGCTTTTAAGTCGACCGTCACAACACGAGCACCAGCATCTTCGGCCGCATCAGTCGCCGCCGCCAACAACTGGCGGTTGTAGGAGCCAGTGCGAGTACTACCACAAATGGCCAAGAGTTGAATCATGGTATTCTCCTTAAAAGTCTGCGTGTTTCGGCGTGCGTGGGAAGGGGATGACATCTCGCACATTATGCATTCCTGTCACGTAGGAAACAGCGCGCTCAAACCCGAGGCCAAAGCCCGAGTGCGGGACAGTACCGTAGCGACGTAAATCTCGGTACCACCAATAGGTATCTGGGTTTAAACCCGACTCACGCATCCGTCTGTCGAGGACATCTAAACGCTCTTCCCGCTGACTGCCACCTATGATCTCGCCAATGCCAGGTGCTAAAACATCCATGGCTGCCACCGTTTTCTCGTCGTCATTAAGTCTCATGTAAAAAGCCTTGATGTCTTTCGGATAGTTTTGCAAAACGATAGGGCGGCCCACGTATTTTTCGGCAAGATAACGTTCGTGTTCACTTTGCAAATCCATGCCCCATGCGACTGGGAATTCAAAAGATTCGCCCGATTGCTCGAGAATTCGTATCGCGTCTGTGTAATCCATACGCTCAAAAGAGGCATTGATAAGTTGCTCTAAGCGTTGAATACAGTTTTTGTCGATTCTTTGCTGGAAAAATGCCATATCATCGGGACATTGGTCGAGCACATCTCGGCACATGCGCTTCAAAAGCGCTTCAGCGAGGTCGGCGATATCATTTAGGTCGGCAAACGCCACCTCCGGCTCCACCATCCAGAACTCAGCCAAATGACGAGACGTATTGGAGTTTTCTGCTCGGAAAGTTGGGCCGAAGGTGTAGACTTTTGACATGGCAAGGCAATAAGCCTCGACATTGAGTTGGCCACTGACCGTCAGAAAAGTTTCTTTTCCGAAGAAATCTTGTCGAAAATCCACCTGACCATCTTCGGTGCGCGGAATATTTTGCAAGTCCAGCGTGCTAACTCTAAAAAGCTCACCAGCACCTTCGCAGTCGCTTGCCGTAATGATGGGGGTGTGAATCCAATAAAACCCCTGTTCTTGAAAAAACTGATGAATGCTGCGAGCTAAGGTATTCCGAACGCGCGTCACGGCCCCAATGACGTTCGTGCGTGGTCTGAGATGTGCTACCTCGCGCAGAAATTCCAAAGTGTGAGGTTTTGGCTGTATGGGGTAGGTATCGGGGTCTTCGACCCAACCCGCAACAACAATTTCCGATGCCTTGACTTCGAACGCCTGGCCTTTGGCTGGCGAGGGTACCACGGTTCCAGTGACCGAAATTGAACATCCAGACGTCAAGCGAAGTATCTCGCTTTCGTAGTTAGGGAGATGATTTTCCGCAACAATTTGGACAGGATGGAAGCACGAACCGTCATGAAGGTGAATGAACGAGAAGCCCGCCTTTGAGTCACGGCGAGTTCGTACCCAACCACGAACAATGACATTTTCTCCAACCGGAAGTTGGCCAGAAAGTATTTCTTTGATCGATACCGCCTTGGGGTTCAATTTTCGTCTCCCGTCTCAATTGTTCAACACTTGTCCAGATCGCGCTTCGAATCTCTTTCTGCGAGGATGCGACGATTAATTGCATCTTTTTCGATATCACTGTAACGATGCCAGTTGACCATTTCTTCAAAGGTCCGCAAGCAGCCTGTACAGATTTCATCACCAGCGACCGTACTGCAGACGCCAATGCATGGTGATTGTGTCAATAATTTTTCTTTCGATTCTGGCATGTTACAGGTTCGGCAGAAATAGGACCGGTATCTTATCGTGCCATGGGGCTGTCGCCAAGTATGGCATGAGAAAAAGTGGATTCGCTGGCATATGCTTATGAGATGTATTTACTGTGAATTATGGTGTTGGTCATGGCAAACTATTATTCTGTCCATTGATGGTTAATGTCTGGTGTTACGAATGGAACACATACTAGTGAAAAAATGGCGAGCACTTCGCGAAGGTGAAACTGATTTTGAAGCCAACTGCGCACAGTTCGTGGCCTTGTTAAAACAGGAATTAGACGACGTCAGCTGGGTTGGCTTTTACTGGAACAAGGAGGACTGTCTGGTTGTTGGCGCTTATCAAGGGCCGGTGGCCTGCTCACGGTTTCCAAATCATCAAGGGGTTTGCGGCAGCGCATACCAAAAGGGGACTACCCTGATCGTGCCTGATGTACATGATTTTCCTGGCCACATCGCCTGTGATCCCAAAGCTCGGTCGGAGATAGTAGTACCGATAAAGACCCCGAGCGAACAAATGGTCGGTGTGTTGGACCTCGACAGCTATTCGCTGGCCCGTTTCACCGAGGAAGATAAGTCGCTACTGGAAACGCTTGTCAATGATTTTTCCGAGCATACCAGTTGGCCAGCTTGGGCGCGGTCTTGAAAATGAAAACTGGGGGCAAGGCCCCCAGTTTTCTTTCGCAAGTGACGTGTTTCTCTATTAACCGCGCTTGTCGATTTCGACAAAGGGACGCGCAGTTGGACCAGAAT containing:
- a CDS encoding DUF1289 domain-containing protein; amino-acid sequence: MPESKEKLLTQSPCIGVCSTVAGDEICTGCLRTFEEMVNWHRYSDIEKDAINRRILAERDSKRDLDKC
- a CDS encoding GAF domain-containing protein; this encodes MEHILVKKWRALREGETDFEANCAQFVALLKQELDDVSWVGFYWNKEDCLVVGAYQGPVACSRFPNHQGVCGSAYQKGTTLIVPDVHDFPGHIACDPKARSEIVVPIKTPSEQMVGVLDLDSYSLARFTEEDKSLLETLVNDFSEHTSWPAWARS
- a CDS encoding nitroreductase — its product is MLPIDYLLQRRSCPKLIAPGPTQQQLEWLLKAAQRAADHGRLRPWRFIVIEGEGRARLARVFADIAGQGLSGEARVQAQEKAKLKAYRAPTIITVICSPVPHPKIPKHEQEHSAAAACQNIVNAAFMLGLGAIWRTGPLVEHEITRQALKLRDEESIVGFIYVGQPQEMPPEASLIGWEKKVEYIRTAE
- a CDS encoding glutamate--tRNA ligase gives rise to the protein MTVRTRFAPSPTGYLHVGGARTALYCWLFARKHNGQFILRIEDTDRERSSEASVRAILDGMAWLGLDYDEGPFYQTERFERYQEIIDWLLANGHAYRCRCTPERLQQLREQQMAQKQKPRYDGHCRNLDVSPDEPHVVRFKNPLDGIVRFEDQIKGVIEVKNSELDDLIIRRTDGTPTYNLTVVVDDMDMGITHVIRGDDHVNNTPRQINILKALGAELPKYAHVPMILGDDGKRLSKRHGAVSVLAYRDAGYLPEALLNYLVRLGWSHGDQEIFSREEMIQLFSLEGVNRAPAAFNTEKLNWLNQHYLKTLPVETVAERAQMFFDEKGVAITFGPSLESVVALIRERATTLVDLVEHSRYFYEEFSDYDEKAAKKHLRPAALPALMAFFEKAQRADDWTKEVLHSLLQTTAEELGVGMGKVGMPVRVAVTGQGQSPSIDEVMALIGRERCLARLQRAIDYVKARADGA
- a CDS encoding asparagine--tRNA ligase, which translates into the protein MNPKAVSIKEILSGQLPVGENVIVRGWVRTRRDSKAGFSFIHLHDGSCFHPVQIVAENHLPNYESEILRLTSGCSISVTGTVVPSPAKGQAFEVKASEIVVAGWVEDPDTYPIQPKPHTLEFLREVAHLRPRTNVIGAVTRVRNTLARSIHQFFQEQGFYWIHTPIITASDCEGAGELFRVSTLDLQNIPRTEDGQVDFRQDFFGKETFLTVSGQLNVEAYCLAMSKVYTFGPTFRAENSNTSRHLAEFWMVEPEVAFADLNDIADLAEALLKRMCRDVLDQCPDDMAFFQQRIDKNCIQRLEQLINASFERMDYTDAIRILEQSGESFEFPVAWGMDLQSEHERYLAEKYVGRPIVLQNYPKDIKAFYMRLNDDEKTVAAMDVLAPGIGEIIGGSQREERLDVLDRRMRESGLNPDTYWWYRDLRRYGTVPHSGFGLGFERAVSYVTGMHNVRDVIPFPRTPKHADF